ACACTGCTGCTAATGGACGAGCCCTTTAAATCCTTAGATATTAAAAACAAGAAAGCTGCAATGGAGCTGATGATAAAAATTCAACAAGAAAGAAATCTCACAGTAGTATTGGTGACCCATAGTTTAGAAGAGGCAGTGGCGCTGGGCGACTATATCTACATCATGCCCAATAAACCTAAGGGTCAGCTGGAATGCGTTATAAATCCTAGGGATTCTATCCATGAAAAAAGCTCTACCGAAAATAAAATAGAGCTTTTAAATACATTGAAGGAAATTCTAAATACAGGCCATTAAACAGATTTAACTGTTGAGGTTTTTGAAATCATGACCTGTTGGACTTTGATAAAGACGAAGATCAAACTCCGGAATGATAGCTAAAATGTGATCGAATATATCCGACTGTATGGCTTCGTATTTTACAGAAAGGATCTCTTTTGAGAAAACATAGATTTCTATAGGCAAACCGTTTGCAGTAGGCTGAAGCTGTCTTACAACCTGAATCATATCTTTATGCACATTTGGATGATGCTTTAAATAATTTGTGATATACATTCTAAATACACCGATATTGGTTAAATGTCTTCCATTGACCATATTCGATGGTATGGCATTGAGCTTTTGATTATGATGATCGATTTCTAAAGTCTTTTCTTCGATGTAGTTTTTAATGTATTCAATTTCTTTAAAACGATCCAGCATTTCTTCATTACAAAATTTGATGCTGGTCATGTCGATATGAATGGATCTTTTGATTTGTCGAGCGCCTGCTTCCTGCATACCTCTCCAATTCTTAAAAGAATCGGATATCAACACGTGAGTCGGAATGGTAGTGATGGTTTTATCCCAATTCTGTACCTTTACGGTGTGAAGAGAAATATCAATAACGTTTCCGTCAGCTTCATATTTTTGCATTTCAATCCAATCGCCTATTTGAAGCATGTTGTTGGATGTGAGCTGAATGCTGGCCACCAGACCTAAAATTGAGTTCTGAAAAACTAAAATAAAAACTGCTGTAGCCGCACCGATACCACTAAGTAATATCAATGGAGAACGGTTGATTAGAACACTGATGATTACGATAATGCCAATGACATAGACCACGATTTTAATGACCTGAAGATATCCCTTGATGGGTCTTGCCTTAGAAACAGGAAATTCTTGATAAATATGATGGATGGTATCTAAGGATTTATCCAAGGTCAACAAAATAATAAAAATGATATAGGAAAAAGCAATTCGTTGAATCAAGATTTGATAAGTAGGAAATACAGGTGCCCAAAGATGAATCAAAGCGCCGGGCACAATGCGGGACAGGGTTTCAAAAACCTTTTTTTCTAAGAAAATATCGTCCCATTTATTTTTCGTTCTTTTGATATAGGCGGTTAAAGTTCGAAGTAAAACTTTTTGCACAACAAAATCGGCGACGATGCAGGTGAGTATGATGAAAATAATCGCCAATATATTGGATAAAAAGATGGAGAGTCTTTCATTAAAATTGTAATTCAGTAGTAAATCATAAATAAATTTAATCAATTGTATGGCTCCTTTTAACAAAACTTTTTTGTAATCATTGATTCCATTATAATATATAGGGTTTCATTCTGCAAATTAGATATGCATTGATTTATATAGAATAATTCATAATATTGACAGGTTCTGCAATGAAAACTAAAATTATAATATAGTTGAAGAGAAGAGGACGCATTAGTAGAATGGAGTGGGATCGTACCATGAAGAATATATTTTTTTACCATACACCAATAGGGAAAATCGGTATTGCTGAAAGCAACAATGCTATAACTCATGTTTATTTTGACGAAGAAATCCATGAGAAGGATATGGAAATAAAAGAGACACCGGTTTTAAAAGAAGCAGGAAGACAACTTATGGAATATTTCGAAGGTATTAGAAAGGATTTTGATCTACCTCTTGCACCCCAAGGAACAGCCTTTCAACAGAAAGCATGGAAAGCCTTACAGGAGATTCCTTATGGAGAGACGAGAAGCTATGGTGACATAGCAAAGCGTATAGGCAATCCAAAGGCATGTCGTGCGGTTGGAATGGCAAACAATCGCAATCCCATTGGGATTATCATTCCTTGTCATCGGGTGATTGGTGCCAATGGAAAATTGGTAGGCTACGGCGGGGGCTTGCATATTAAAGCGTATCTTTTAAAACTTGAGAAAGAGAAAGTAAATGCTTAAGGGAGGGATACTGTGGCAAACGTAAAAACCAATGCAATGAGAATTTTAGATAAAGCGGGAATCCCTTACAAGATCTATACCTATGAACAAAAGGATGGCTTAGTTGACGGCATTTCAGTTGCAGGAAAAATAGGACAACCCTTTGAAAAAGTATATAAAACTTTGGTTACCCAAGGTGCCAGCAGAGAATACTATGTTTTTATTGTTCCTGTCAATGAGGAACTAAATTTAAAAGCAGCGGCAAAGTCCGTCAATGAAAAAAATGTGGAAATGATTAAGAGTACAGATATAACCAAGGTAACGGGGTATATTCGAGGTGGTTGCTCTCCCGTAGGAATGAAGAAAGAATATAAAACAGTTTTAGACAGTTCCTGTAATCGTGTAGATCGGCTCATTGTAAGTGCAGGAAAAATCGGTTATCAAATTGAGATTGCTACAGCGGATTTAATCCGCTTAATCCGCTGTGAAGTTGAGTCCATTGTCATGGATAAACAGGTAGATGGAGCCTAGAAGCTGAGATTGGATGGTGTAAATAAAAAGAACAGCCTTCACCGGATATGAATCTGGTGAGGGCTGTTCCTATGAATCGTCAAAATCTGAAGTAAAGCTTATTGTGTGCGGCCATCTTTAATAAAAACTCGGATTCTCTCAGGAGCTTCTGGTTTGTCTTCTCCTTTTTCTACGTCATAATCCTCATCCTTATCCTCGTAATTCAGTGCGTCCTCTAATAAGCTCTCTAGATTCCCACTTTCAATATCCGCCGGCTGAACACCATCAACCATTAGGAGAATATCCTTGTGCTCTGAATAAAGATGGTAGGATGTAAATTTAAATCCATGGTTCGTCAGTAGATGATGAGCAGTTTCTAACAAATGGGCCACATTTTTTAAAGAAGGATTCTCTAAATCTGATTGAAGGGTAATTTGCATATCCACTGGGAGACTTCGATCAAAGTTCATATCCAATTGAATGGCACCGTTTTTTTGTTCATATTCCCACTTCTCCACGAGCACCATGGTTCTATTACTTTCTAATCCCTGAACCTCCGATAAAATTGGTCGGACTAAGTTGGCACATTCTTCTTGCAATCTGCTCAGTGTGTTAAACTTTCCAAGAACATAGGAGTCGTAGTCATCATATCGGATCTGGCCATTGCGATAATAAATATTAAAATGGGTATCGATACTGGTTTTCGATGATGCCTTTACGATATATTCTCCAAACTTAAAATTGTAGCGAGGCTTTTCAATGATAAGATCTAGATCTGAATAGTTTTTTTCAATATGTTTTTTTGCAGCCTTTTTGGCAAAAGATGCAGATACGGGATTTCCAATGAAGGAATTCGTTACAAATAAAATAGCCCCGATTAAGCCAATGGCCATTACCAAAGCAATAATTTTGAACAAACCTTTATTATTTTTCATGATCTTTCCTCTTTTCTCAATGCAAATTTTAGGAGTGCAGCGATGATAATACCAAGGATCGTAAGGAAGGCATAGATAGTGCTTAAAAATATAGGGATAAAGAAAACTGCTACCTGAAAACCTTGGGATATAGCGCCGTCAAAAATACTTTGGATCAATAACCAGATATAAGACGCCATAAAAATTCCTACAGGAGCCCAATAGTATTTCTTTTTTAAGACAAAATAAGCACAGCTACCCACGATAGGCATAATCAAAAAATTATAGAACATGGCAAAGGAATTTGAAATCAAGATACCGATGAGAGCACCGGTCATAATGAATGTAAATCCAGTAAAAAAAAGATGTTTTTTAATGGAGGATATAATTTTCCTATCGTTAACGGTATCTTCGGTAATTACACCAAATCCTTCGAATTCTGCTCTACAATTTTCACATGCTTTGATATGTTCATAGACCAAAGCTTTACTGTCGTTGCTTGCAACATGATCGACCACTAAAGGTATTAAGTCCAAACATACATCGCAAGAAATATGTTTCCTATTCATATTCAATGTAATCCCTCCATTTCCAGCTTTGATTGAATCCACTTTTTCACTCTAAAGTCAATCACCCGTGCGGAGCTTTCCGATACCCCTATTTTTTCAGAAATCTCGCTGTAGGAAAAGCCGTCAATACGCATATTGACGATGTTGCGTGTTCGCTCATCCTTTGTAGACAATAATTCATGAATTCGAAAGATGGTTTCTTTCGCTATCAGACGATCCTCCATACTCTCCGTAATATAAATCTCTAAAAGGTCGTCGTATTCTACTTGTGCCTTGAAGCCCCGTAAATGCTGGAGCCATAAATTTCTTGCGATACCGAATAGCCATGTTTTAATCGATGAATTCTCTTTGAATCTTGGGAGCGCATGGATCGCCTTTAAAAAGGTTTCAGACAACAAGTCCTCTGAAAGAGTGGGATTGTGAGTAAGACCCATTAAGTAATAAAATACATCCTGCTTATATTGCCGATATAAATTTTCAATTTTAAGCACCGAAATCCCCCTTTCATTTAATTAGTCACAAAAAACGGGATTTTGTTACAGATAAAAAAATAGCATAGATGGATCGTAGCATACTTTCCCTCGTATCCTTTGCATAATAAGAACATATAAAGGAAATATAATACCATAACAGAATTCTAGACACAGGAGATGAAAGCGTGAAGCATAAAAAGCGGGTTCTAAAAATAGCACTGGCAATAATTTTTGTATTCTATTGTCTATTCATCTATAGGGATATGCATCATACATCTGGATTCTTCCCCACCTATATCCTAAAATATATATCGATCCTATTCTGTTTTTTCATCACCCTGATGATTGGAAAAGATTCAATTCATAAAAGGGATCGAACATTGCTCCAGTTCGGAATGCTTTGTACCGTATTTGCAGATTTCTTTTTTCTTATTTTAAACCATTACATTGTAGGCATCGGTTTTTTCTGTCTCGTTCAAATAATTTACTATTTCAGATATAAGGGCAGGATCATTCCTTCCATACTCTTTCGATTTTTGCTGGGTTTTTTATTGATAATAGGCATTCATTTGCTATTAAATCTGTTGGAAGTAAAGGTAGAATGGATCCTCACTATGGCATCTTTTTATGCCCTATGTATCATTACAAGTGTGATTGAATCTATCCACGTATTGAAAGTCAATGGATATCCAGCCATCAATAGATGGCTTATTGTATTGGGCATGGTTTTATTTCTTTTATGTGATATCAATGTAGCTCTATCTTATTTGATGAAATCCTATGCCATAGAGCTTTATGGTACTTCAGCTACTTTGATATGGATTTTTTACTTACCGTCCCAGGTATTCCTGTCTCTTAGTGGATATCGTTTGAATCGAATAAAATAATCAAGGAACATTCTAGGATAAGTTTTTCTATGGGTGGATTCGCAGATAAAATATTTCAATCAAATTTCTAATGAAATTCTAATCTTCAACTCATGGGAATCTAATGCATACCTCCTATAATAAAAGTATAAATTAAATAAAATAAATGGAGGGGTATACATGACAATCACAATAGAAATGATTGATGAGTTAAAGAAAAGAGCAAATATAAGCTTTGAAGAAGCAAAGATGGTCTTAGAAAGATACGATGGCAACATCGTAGAATCTTTAATTTATCTTGAAAAGCAAAAGAAAACAAAATCCACATTATTCGAGGAAAAAGAGAATCTCTTTAATAAGGTAAAAGTGGTCACGGCGAAAGGGAATGCGATTCGATTCATTGTGAGCAAGGATGACCGAAATGTACTGAATTTATCCTTAACAGCAAGTATTATCTTAGGAATTTGTACATTCCATATTACTTTCGTAGCGTTGATCGTTGCTTTATTTGCTGGATATCGATTTAGATTTGAGCGAAATGGCAGTGATATGAAAGTAAATTCCATACTGAACAAAGTTCATAACGATGTAGATGATTTTAGAAAAGAAATGAAAGATGATTTTACAAAATAAAAAAGTTTTTTTAGAAGCAATGCAAGAAAGCTTTTGTGAAACCCATTTACGGTAAAGTTGTTCTCCTTTCCTGTATGAAAAAGAAACTGCCCTATTTGTTATAAAAGTTTTAGAGATAGCCTGTGAAAAACAGGCTATTTTTAGATGGGTTTAAAGAGCAGGGTATGAAAATGTGAATCGTCATTCAATACTTATCAGCTTCCATGAATTAAGGTATAATTGAACGATAGATTCATATTAAAGGGGCGAAATTGAAATGAGCAAAAAGAAAATTTTGATTGTAGAAGACGAGATTAAGATTGCCAGATTTTTAGAGCTGGAGCTAACCCATGAAGGATATGATGTAGAGCAGGCACATGATGGAAGGGAAGGGGTTCAGAAAGCACAGAATGAACCCTTCGATTTAATAATTCTGGATATCATGCTACCTCACATCAATGGGATAGAGGTCCTAAGAAAGATTCGACAAACTTCTACGATTCCTATTATTATGTTGACGGCAAAGGACGAGGTCATGGATAAGGTCATCGGGCTAGATATGGGCGCCAATGATTATATGACGAAGCCCTTTGCCATAGAAGAGCTTCTAGCTAGAATCAGAGCTGCTTTAAAAGCCGGCAGACAGCTTGTTTCCAAGGAAAACACCTTACAGCTTGGCAACTTAAAGTTAGATACAGATATGTACAAAGTTACCTACGGCACTGAAATCATTGAACTGACAAAAAAAGAATTTGATCTGCTGCACTATTTTTTAGAGAATAAAAATATTGTATTGACTCGAGATAAAATTCTTCAAGCGGTATGGGGGTATGACTATATTGGAGATACCAATATAGTAGATGTGTACATCCGATATTTGAGAAGCAAAATAGATGATAAATACAATATCAAGCTGATTCATACCGTTAGAGGGGTGGGTTATATTTTAAAGCATGAATAAATGGCGTGAAGTATTCAATCTAATGAAAAAAATACTCTATTTTTCAGTCAGTTCCGTAAGGGTAGCCTTTCAGAGTCTCCGTATTGATTTTAGAAAAATATACTATAGTATAATCGAAAAGCTTCGATTTTCTTTAAGCTTAAAAATCACCTTGGTTCACGCTAGAAAAAC
Above is a genomic segment from Alkaliphilus oremlandii OhILAs containing:
- a CDS encoding mechanosensitive ion channel family protein, translating into MIKFIYDLLLNYNFNERLSIFLSNILAIIFIILTCIVADFVVQKVLLRTLTAYIKRTKNKWDDIFLEKKVFETLSRIVPGALIHLWAPVFPTYQILIQRIAFSYIIFIILLTLDKSLDTIHHIYQEFPVSKARPIKGYLQVIKIVVYVIGIIVIISVLINRSPLILLSGIGAATAVFILVFQNSILGLVASIQLTSNNMLQIGDWIEMQKYEADGNVIDISLHTVKVQNWDKTITTIPTHVLISDSFKNWRGMQEAGARQIKRSIHIDMTSIKFCNEEMLDRFKEIEYIKNYIEEKTLEIDHHNQKLNAIPSNMVNGRHLTNIGVFRMYITNYLKHHPNVHKDMIQVVRQLQPTANGLPIEIYVFSKEILSVKYEAIQSDIFDHILAIIPEFDLRLYQSPTGHDFKNLNS
- a CDS encoding methylated-DNA--[protein]-cysteine S-methyltransferase, which gives rise to MKNIFFYHTPIGKIGIAESNNAITHVYFDEEIHEKDMEIKETPVLKEAGRQLMEYFEGIRKDFDLPLAPQGTAFQQKAWKALQEIPYGETRSYGDIAKRIGNPKACRAVGMANNRNPIGIIIPCHRVIGANGKLVGYGGGLHIKAYLLKLEKEKVNA
- the ybaK gene encoding Cys-tRNA(Pro) deacylase yields the protein MANVKTNAMRILDKAGIPYKIYTYEQKDGLVDGISVAGKIGQPFEKVYKTLVTQGASREYYVFIVPVNEELNLKAAAKSVNEKNVEMIKSTDITKVTGYIRGGCSPVGMKKEYKTVLDSSCNRVDRLIVSAGKIGYQIEIATADLIRLIRCEVESIVMDKQVDGA
- a CDS encoding YfjL-like protein, with the translated sequence MKNNKGLFKIIALVMAIGLIGAILFVTNSFIGNPVSASFAKKAAKKHIEKNYSDLDLIIEKPRYNFKFGEYIVKASSKTSIDTHFNIYYRNGQIRYDDYDSYVLGKFNTLSRLQEECANLVRPILSEVQGLESNRTMVLVEKWEYEQKNGAIQLDMNFDRSLPVDMQITLQSDLENPSLKNVAHLLETAHHLLTNHGFKFTSYHLYSEHKDILLMVDGVQPADIESGNLESLLEDALNYEDKDEDYDVEKGEDKPEAPERIRVFIKDGRTQ
- a CDS encoding zf-HC2 domain-containing protein; the protein is MNRKHISCDVCLDLIPLVVDHVASNDSKALVYEHIKACENCRAEFEGFGVITEDTVNDRKIISSIKKHLFFTGFTFIMTGALIGILISNSFAMFYNFLIMPIVGSCAYFVLKKKYYWAPVGIFMASYIWLLIQSIFDGAISQGFQVAVFFIPIFLSTIYAFLTILGIIIAALLKFALRKEERS
- a CDS encoding RNA polymerase sigma factor — translated: MLKIENLYRQYKQDVFYYLMGLTHNPTLSEDLLSETFLKAIHALPRFKENSSIKTWLFGIARNLWLQHLRGFKAQVEYDDLLEIYITESMEDRLIAKETIFRIHELLSTKDERTRNIVNMRIDGFSYSEISEKIGVSESSARVIDFRVKKWIQSKLEMEGLH
- a CDS encoding lysoplasmalogenase family protein — its product is MKHKKRVLKIALAIIFVFYCLFIYRDMHHTSGFFPTYILKYISILFCFFITLMIGKDSIHKRDRTLLQFGMLCTVFADFFFLILNHYIVGIGFFCLVQIIYYFRYKGRIIPSILFRFLLGFLLIIGIHLLLNLLEVKVEWILTMASFYALCIITSVIESIHVLKVNGYPAINRWLIVLGMVLFLLCDINVALSYLMKSYAIELYGTSATLIWIFYLPSQVFLSLSGYRLNRIK
- a CDS encoding DUF4342 domain-containing protein; translation: MTITIEMIDELKKRANISFEEAKMVLERYDGNIVESLIYLEKQKKTKSTLFEEKENLFNKVKVVTAKGNAIRFIVSKDDRNVLNLSLTASIILGICTFHITFVALIVALFAGYRFRFERNGSDMKVNSILNKVHNDVDDFRKEMKDDFTK
- a CDS encoding response regulator transcription factor: MSKKKILIVEDEIKIARFLELELTHEGYDVEQAHDGREGVQKAQNEPFDLIILDIMLPHINGIEVLRKIRQTSTIPIIMLTAKDEVMDKVIGLDMGANDYMTKPFAIEELLARIRAALKAGRQLVSKENTLQLGNLKLDTDMYKVTYGTEIIELTKKEFDLLHYFLENKNIVLTRDKILQAVWGYDYIGDTNIVDVYIRYLRSKIDDKYNIKLIHTVRGVGYILKHE